AAGGCGCGTGGCCAGCGAGGGTATCCTCTCCGCTGGCAGCCGGTCGAGCGCCTAGAAACCGTGGATGCGATAGAGCAGGATGCATATGTCCTGCCGAACGCTCTCAGGCATGACGCCGTAAGGACAGCCTTCGCCGCAGAGGCTTGCACTGCATGTCGATGGACGCACCTGCTCTTCCTCTCCAACCTACGCCCTCCGACGATGGGGGCGAGGGAAggagcggcggcagcggcgaccGCGATTGGTATTTTTTCTCGTTAACCCTTTTTTGGTAATTGTTCAGTTAACTGGGCTGGAAGGAAATAGCTGACGCCCGGAATCGTCCGTGGCTGTCACCTGGCCCACTAGTGAACTAGTACTACGTGGATTGGGCTGTGGGGATGCCATCACTGGCCTAAAGCCCATCTAAATGGGCCTGGTATAGAACAAATCGCCCTCATGGCAGCGCTTTCTCGATGGGGTGGGCCATTCTTGGGCTTTGGTAACGCTTTCAAGGTGTTGTAGTGGACGTGTTGTAGTGTGTTAAAATTCTTTGTGTTCATCTTTAGACTGACCATAAATTCTTTGTACTTGGAACAATAGTACAAGTAATTTCATGGACAATAGTAAGTAATTGGTACTCTCTCGACTACATAAGGCCTACATAGGAATGAGCGTGTGTATTTAGTGTCTGTGATAAAAAATACTAATGTGGAAGGGAGTAACAAATTTTGCTTTATATTGTTTCTTGAATCAACTCGACATAGGAAAGAACTCAATAATATGTGTGTCGATCTAGCACCACCCAATCATGAGTCTGAGGACGACGATATGCCCATAGAGAATGCAATTGTTTGTTCCGCTGACTCCGGTTATGAGGACCCAGAGCTTAGACCTAGTAAACCCAAGCGTAAGTGGAAACGGAAAATTTACCCCGATTCTGCAGTTCGTCGGAGTGCTAGGATTCGGACtactaaaaaatttcatgatgagtgatgaaaggaatcttttggaatagcagaggtctgaaagacttggctaaaagaaggtttcttgctGAGGCATCTCTAGAGCATCGTTTAGATTTTATTGCTCTATCGGAAACTGGTAGAGACAATTTTGCGCCACAGTTTCTTTCCTCTCTCGTGGGTGGTGTTGATTTTGATTGGCATTGCCTCCCTCCGCGTGGAAGATCGGGTGGTATCTTGCTGGGTGTGAGATGCGATTCGCTTGAAGTCCGGAGTGTAGTCATGGGCGACTTTGCGGTTAAGTTTCGAGTCAGGTCTAAGGTTGATGCTTTCAACTGGGCGTTGGTGGCGGTTTATGGTGCCGCACAGCCCGAGCTTAAACCGGAATTTTTGGCGGATCTTGTTCGGATTTGTGGGTCCGAGCAGCTTCCAATCTTAGTTGGGGGTGATTTCAACATCATTAGGAGGAGAGAGGAGAAGAATAATGATAACTTTGACGGCAGGTGGTCGTTCATGTTCAATACTATTATTGAAAGCTTGGATCTGAGGGAGATAGAGCTTTCTAGTAGAAAGTTTACCTGGGCTAACTCATTGCCCAACCCGACTTACGAAAAGCTTGATCGCGTTCTTGCGAGTGTTGAGTGGGAACAGAAGTTCCCGCTTGTGACGGTTCAAGCTCTCTCCCGGGGTTTCTCCGATCACACACCACTGTTCGTTGACTCAGGGGAGCCGAACCATGTGGGAAACAAAAACACCTTTTCTTTTGAGATGGCCTGGTTCGAACGCGAAGGGTTCCTAGACCTGATCGCTAGGGAATGGGCGAAAGGTGTAGGCGGTAGGACCGCGGTCGAGCGTTGGCAAAAGAAGATTAGGAGTTTGAGAAGCTTCTTACGGGGGTGGGCTAAGCATCTTAGTGGGGTTTATAAGATTGAGAAGGAAAGGCTCCTCTCTCTTATTCAAAATTTGGACGTTAAGGCTGAATCAACGATTTTGATGCCTGCTGAGCTACAGACGAAATGTGAAGCAGAGAAGAGATTGAAAGAACTTCTCCGCGAGGAAGAATTGAAGTGGGCTTTGCGGGCTAAGGTTCGCAAAGTGGTCCAAGGGGACGCGAATACTCAATTCTTTCATCAGATTGCTAATGGTAAGCATAGAAAGAAGAGAATAttccaacttgaacaagatgagGGCACTATTTTAGGACAGGATAACCTAAAAACATATATAACCGAGTATTATAGGCAGTTATTTGGACCTCCGGAGGATAATTGTGTATCCCTCGATGAGTCCAGAAATGAGGACGTGCCTCAACTTTCGGCTGCTGAAAATGATATTCTGGTTGCCCCGTTTTCGGAGAAGGAGGTGTTTGATGCTATAGCACAGTTGAAAAATAATAAGGCTCCCGGACCAGATGGATTTCCGGTGGAGTTCTACAAGAAgtgctggcatattattaagggggaTTTGCTACCTATGTTTCATGAGTTGTTCTCTGGACAGCTTCAATTATTTCACTTGAATTTTGGAACTATCACACTGCTTCCGAAGAAGACGGAtgctgtgagaattgagcagttcaggccgatctgccttctcaatgttagttttaaaattttcaccaaggtcgggactaataggctcacacAGATTGCGCACTGTGGTGCAGCAttcccaaactgctttcatgccggatAGAAACATCCTTGAAGGGGTGGTTGTCCTTCATGAAAGGCTCCATGAAATCCATTCCAAGAAGTTAGATGGTGTCATTTttaaggtggatttcgagaaagcgtacgataaggttaaatggccatttctccatcaggcattgcgtatgaaaggctttgatgaagcctggcgacgccaggttgaatcatttacgcaaaaagggagtgtgggaattaaagtgaatgacgatatTGGTCATTACTTTCAGACACATAAAGGCCTACGACAAGGAGATCCGATGTCCCCTATCTTGTTTAACATTGTGGTTGACATGTTAGCCATCCTGATAGGGAGGGCTAAGGAGAATGGTCAAGTGGGTGGATTGGTCCCTCATCTGATTgatggaggtgtatccatccttcagtacgctgatgatacaatcatctttatggagcatgacctggccaaggtgagaaatatgaagctggtgttatgccttttcgaacaattgaccgggttaaagattaactttcataagagtgagctgttctgctttggtagagccaaagACGAACAGGAGGCTTATCGGCAATTGTTTGGGTGTGACTTGGGGGATTTACCTTTCTCTTACCTACGTATTCCAATCCACCATAGAAAGCTAACCAatagagaatggaagtgcatcgaagaccggtttgagaagaaactgagttgctggaagggcaagctcatgtcatatGGAGGCCGATTAATTCTGATTAATTCGGTGCTTACGAGTATGCCAATGTTTCTCTTATCGTTCTTTCAAGTCCCAGCTGGTGTTAGGATAAGACTGGACTTTTATAGATCGCGTTTCTTTTGGCAGGGTGATgatctaaaaagaaaatacagacttgcaaagtgggatatcatctgtagaccgaaagaccaagggggtcttggtattgagaatcttgaagttaagaatagatgccttcttagcaagtggctgtggaagcttttttttgagactgatgccatgtgggcccaaatccttcgcagcaagtacctacagacaaagtccttgtcccaggtcacagtcaggccaactgactcgcctttctggaaaggcttGATGAAAGTCAAACAATCTCTGTTTCTTAGGACAAACGTTGTTATTGGCAACGGCGCTAGTACACGCTTCTGGGAGGATATTTGGCTCGGCGAGACACCCTTGGCCATTCAATATCCGTCTTTATATCGcattgttcaacgacgtgaggtGTTCGTTGCTACGGTGTTTCAATCCATCCCCCTTGATATTCAGTTCAGACGATCGTTAGTGGGCAATCATTGGGAAGATTGGCTCCGTCTAGTTCGGAGACTAATGGATGTCCATCTTTCTCAACAACCCGATGTATTACGCTGGAAACTGACTAGGTCTGGAGTATTCACGgttaaatcaatgtatattgatgtaattaattcgagctccattcctacctccaagcatgtttgggctgtcaaagtttctttgaaaataaaggtgtttatgtggtttgtttataaacaggttattttaaccaaggataacttgattaagcgtaattggacaggacctacgAGGTGTAGCTTCTGTGATCGGGAAGAGACGATCAAACATCTCTTTTTTGATTGCCCGTTTGCTAGAGTACTTTGAAGGGCGGTTCACattgcttttaatattactccaccgaATTCTGTCACTATGTTATTTGGGATATGGCTCACTGGGATTGAGCCTGAATTAGCGAGACATATTCGTGTTGAAGTTTGCGCTTTGTTGTGGACTATCTGAACTTGCAGAAATGAATGATAAACAGAACATCACGTATtcactttttgcaggttatttttaTTTTTCGAGCCACGGCTGTGATCCGTACATGGTCGCTACTCCGATGGAGGTcagggagcatttggttactgaatctatccgctgggagatggtagctcggaatatcttcaaccggtttggatggcggtcatgtaataggataggcaattagtttacctatctatcTTTAGCCAGCCGGCCGGTTGTGGCGTCTTATCTTGGCTAGTCTGTGTGTCCAGACTCTTTAGCTCTGTGTGAGCTGTCGTTTTATTAGTTTTTCAGTAGGAGACTTTGAAACCTTGTTGGAACCTTTTTTTCATTAATAAGAGGGCCGTATGCAtcactctgatgcagaggccggggagaacccctttcaaaaaaaaaaggaaagaagTTAGTGCGTAGTTTTCGCAGACACGACCACTATTTATCAACTTAAGTATATCCGGGGATCATTGGCTACAGAACGTACATCCATGCCAAAATTTTGCAGCCAGGGTACATCGATTACGATCGAGCTACACATATAGAGGGGCTACGGCGGCTACAATCCGGGGACCAAAATTTTGTAGCCAGACGTACGTACCGCGCGCATGTCCGTGCGAACACGAGGACATGCATCAACGCTACTACGTACTCTACATCCTTCAACCTAGCCTACTACCGCGTACATCCATAGCACTACGTACTAACTACAGTGCAGTACATACACACGTACGATATATAGGAGGACCGGCCTGTGAGGCCTTACATCGTCTACCACGCTCGATCATTCGCGCCCGAGATCCTTCTTGACCTCCTCGAGCTTCTTCTCGTCCGGCTCGATCACCACCCCGCCCTCACCCTCGGCGCGCTCGTTGCCGGAGCCGGTCGCACGGCTCAGCCCGCCCTTCTTACGCCCTGCAGCACGCATGCACAGCAGCACAAGCAGATCAACACAAAGTTAGAGCAACACCAGATACGCCAACGCATGAACGCACGCACGTACCTTCTGCGAGGCGCTCCTGCGCCTCGAGGGTCTTGCCGCCGGCGCCGCTCTTGATGACGGTCTCGCCCTCCTCGCGGGCGCGGCGGTCCAGCTCTGCCCGGATCTCCGGGTCCTGCAGCTCCGGCGCCTTCTTCACCTGCTGTGTCTGGATCTCCGAGTCCTGCACCtccggctccggcgccttcttcACCTGCTGTGCCATTGCTCGCGGTCTGCTCGTAACAAGTCTTCGAAGTCTGCCTCCGCTAGCCTGCTGCTATGCTCTGCTTCACCGGAGAGCGGAGTTCCGGCCACTTATATAGGTCGTGAACGGCGGTGCGGTCCGTATACGTGGACGGTGCATGCTGCCGGCCGTGGTGCGCTGTTACCGCTGCCTTTCACCCCGGGCCGGCGTGGCAAACATGCATGGGGCGCGCGCCACGTTTGATGGGAAGTGATTTCTCGGCGAGCACGTAGCGGTGACCGTGGTCAAACGTCGCCGTAAGTTCATGCGCCGGGGACTCACGTGGAGGCCCTTCTGGTAGCCAGCACATTGCACGCTACTGTTTCGTGTGCTGAGGCAGTCGGTAGATCATTTGGTTTTGCATCATCGGCTTCAGCACGTTGGGTACTTTCGTTGGTCGTGAAGCATGACGGGCGCAAGGATGACAGTTTGTTTTTTGCTGGAGCTACTCCATAAACAAACTGTTCACAACTGCATAGAGGTGACGCAGGGAAAAAAACTACTTACCCCTTCGTCTCTCCTCTCAAGTGAACACACGATTAGGGTTCCTGCCTCCTACCACCGGTGGTGCCATCGATTTGCCTCGTCTGGCCTTAGAGCCATGAGGCGTGATGAATTTTGGCCCTTGCCGATGGGAGGACTTCGTTTTCAAATGTTTCTTTAAGATTTGCTAGGGTTTGTGTCATGCTTATGATGACGAGACGGCGACGGCTTCCtaaagatggaataaggttctcccgTCTAGCCCTTGTCCCGGTGGAGTGTCTACCGTCGTCGGAGGACGTGTGGAGGTGTGCCTCCGAAGGATCTCACAGGATTCGGTCGGTGGTTGCCTTTAGTGAATCTGCTTGGATTCGGTCTTTGTTTGTCTATGTTCGCATGTCTTCATTTGAATTCTTTTGAACTACGCTTCTCTTTGTTAGAGGCATGTTTTAAGAAACTCTTTTGCAAAGTATGGTCTACGTGTTAGTAGCCAACTCACTACACGTGCAAGTCAAAATTGATGTATCATGTATGAGACTTATGGTGCCTATGGTGTGCAAGTCGAAAAACCTCGGTGGCTTGGGCAACAAGAACGTTGCACTCTTCAGCGAGGCACTAAGGCCTATGTGGTTATGGTTTGAATGGACGGCTCAGTCTAAACCTTGCGCTGGAACGAAACATCTGACGACGAGGAATTCTTTCCTGCTTCAACTATGTTCACCGTCGGTGACGGGGACACGACACTCGTGGGCTACGCTCTGGAGTCTGGAGTGCATTGCGCTAACCATCTTCTACCAAACGAAAAAACATCACTGTAAAAGCTATGCTATAGAACCATAAAATGAATAAATAGATATCTCACGTTAGGACCATCGATTCGGCTGCCCAAGTAGAGGAGTTCATCAAGCTTTGGTTGATGATCAGAGAGGAAAGCTCAATCCTATGATAAGGAGCAAGTTTAATGGCGTTGGACAGGAAGCGAAATCTACACGACAAGGTCGGCATAAAAGGCGATATGTTCTGGTTTGTATAAAAAAACTATTTCCAGTTCATTTGGAAGGCTCGATCAAAGAACGAGGTCAGATTAGACAGCTAGTTAGTGATGCATGATCGACTGCTCACTTCGGACAGGCTCCTTCGTCGGGTTGGGACGGGAGTGGAATTGGCTCCATGTGTTGTGTTTTACGCTGAAACGGAGGTCCACCTTCTCCTTTCTTGCAGCTTTGCTCGTCAGGTATGGCACGACCTGGCATCATGGTTGGGTGCCATGGTTTGGTTCCAACAATAGAGATTCAAATAACCAAGGTGACTGGCTGGTGAAGGCATACTAGATCATAAATTTCAAAACTTTGAAGACCGAAATTTGACGTGATTATTTTTTTAGAGTGAATTCCGGTTTTTACCCCCTATGTTGTCATTTTTTACACTAATTACCCTATTTAGTGGGATTTCATCCAGTTTACCCCATTTAGCAAAAGTGTTGCCACAATTTATCATGTTTTAATTTTTGTGTGCGTTCTGACCGGTTGGCATGCCACGTCGATAGTTTTTTCCTGCCTATTGTTCTCTCTACGAAGTATTCTGATGGGATGACTATACTTGATCAGCATGGCATATTACCATTGAATAAATTATTGGAGAAATTGTTACTGATATAATTTAAAATCATGTATGTTTTTCTTCAGTTATCATATAGGGCCTTAAGTATGTAGGGTTCTATGGATTAAGATAAAAGTGGTGTCTATACTACTTTACTAACTCCGATACACCTACATATCTGAATATCTAGGTAGCAAATATGTTGACCAAAAGTCCGGAAGAGTGTTAATACATGTAGAAGTGATAGCATTTGTTGAGACTGAGATCTAGTGACTTGCCTCTAGCAAGTCACGTTGTAACTGGCTCCCTCTCATCAGCCCTCCAAACAACATCTAACAGACAGCAGTGACCTGAAGCAAAAGAGGCCTGGGCATCCATCCACCACAACTAAACAAAGAAAATGCTTCAGCCTTGGCCGTTCAGTCACTAGATAGTACAATCAACAGTTTTCATTCAGCTAATAATACGAATGTAACAGTACTAACAGCTTATATATGTAATGAATAAAAGAATATGGCAGAGACAAGATAACAGTTTTTTGCAGAGATAAGCTACAGTTCCTTTTTTGCAGAGAATGAATCAAAAAATTATTTGCAGAGATAAGCTACAGTTCCTTTTTTGCAGAGAATGAATCAAAAAGTTAGTAGAGATTAGCTACAGTTTTTGTAGAAATAAACTACAGTTTTTTTGCAGAGAATGAATCTACTTAGAAGAGAGAATATGTTAGTACAGAAATAAGCAGAGATAAGCTACAGTTTTTCTTTCACCTAGTGTACTTCTCACTCCCACACAGTACAGAAATTAGCAAAGATAACCTACAGTTTTTCTTTCACCTAGTGTACTTCTCACTCCCACATAGTACAGAAATTAACGAAGCTTAGCAGAGATAAACAATATGTGACTACTGTTCAGAAATTAGCATAGATAAGCTACATTTTTTGCAGAAAATTGAAGAGCAATAGTAAGCAATATTGCCATCCTTCCATACAACACACCTTTCTTCAGATGTCTTAACAGACAACAAGCCACTTGTCATTGAAATTCATAAGGTCTTGTACAATTTCGGAACCAAGTGGTACCACTGAAACAATGATCCAAGGGTAGAAATTGGCCATTTCACTTGTACAATTAGGCCACAAAATACTATGGTTAGCCCCAAAATACTATAGTTAACCATGTCCAAAATACGATCTAACGAACTTGCATGCTAGAACATATCAGCATCACCACAAGGTGTAGCCGACAAGACCTGCTGGGTGAAACTAATGATGCCATTCCATTCTTGAAGCTCCAAATCTGTTCCTTTGTTGTTTTCATACCTCTTCACTTGTACTGGAGGCTGCACACCATCCTTTTTATTTGGAGCTTccccttcctttttcttttgttggacaccatcctttttcttttgttgcacaccatcctttttcttttgttgctGCCAATGAAAAGTATAGTAATTAGTTTACAAATGAACAACACAACATAGCATGTACCGTTTGCAACATACCTTTGCTCCTTTTGTTGTTGGTGCGGTAGCTTTACTTGATTTGCGCTTCCTCTTGAGTAACTTATCAAGCCAAGTTTGTTTCTCCTTAAGTTTGATGATTGAACCTCTTTTTTCTTCAGCCGTGCAGAACTAAGTATTTCCTGCACTTTTGGGTCAACATTTTCTTTGTCTTTATATGGTTCACTCATAGCACTAGTGGCTGCATTGAGTAAATCCTCTATGTGTGGAGCAATGCCATCAAGTGTACTTTTCAGTAGCACACAACATTCCGGAGAGTTGGCTGATTTATGTGCCATATTGTGAAACTTATAAGACCTGTCCTTGTATCGAAGTTGAGCTTCCAATTTTGGATTTTCTATCACGTTCCTTCCTTGCCTATCTTGTATACTTCCATTGCGCGCTTCTCTAGTCCATCTCTTTAGAATATAATGCTTTGGCAACGTCTTTATATTCATCAAGTCAAGAATTTTTAGACCATGTCCACACAATATCCCTGTCCTATTGAACATTGCACAATTACAAGAAACCGTTTGAGTCAAAGGATCACCTAGAACTATGCGCTCCTCCTCAAACTCTAAATCACCGTGCAAACTCCCAATGGCAACAACAAATTTGTTATTTCCATCCAATACCCTACAACATGCAGCCATGGATCTTTCATACTCACCTTGGAAAGCTTAAGAATAA
The Aegilops tauschii subsp. strangulata cultivar AL8/78 chromosome 3, Aet v6.0, whole genome shotgun sequence genome window above contains:
- the LOC109777283 gene encoding late embryogenesis abundant protein EMB564-like, giving the protein MAQQVKKAPEPEVQDSEIQTQQVKKAPELQDPEIRAELDRRAREEGETVIKSGAGGKTLEAQERLAEGRKKGGLSRATGSGNERAEGEGGVVIEPDEKKLEEVKKDLGRE